Part of the Bombina bombina isolate aBomBom1 chromosome 8, aBomBom1.pri, whole genome shotgun sequence genome is shown below.
GTGCGCTCTGGACCAAGGGTTTAACAGAATAGCCGTACTTCTTCAGAAAAACAAAAATACTCTGAAAATTGAAAAGATTGTAATAAATTATAATGTATTAATGAGTAATGATATTTATAGTATTATATTAAAATCAGTATTATtatttgcactatatatatatatatatatatatatatatatgtgtgtgtgtgttttactccTATCTTCTAAATTATTTTCAGAAAAAGATACAACATGGAAAAAGAAAATCTTACGGAAATAACAGAGTTTATTCTTGAAGGATTGTCAGAGATTCCTGAAATTTGTTATTTACTGTTTGGCTTGTTTTTATGCATTTATCTAATAACAGTGTTGGGTAATCTGATTATAATACTAGCAATCAGATTTAGCCCGAGTCTTCAAACtccaatgtatttctttctttctaACTTCTCCTTACTAGATACATCTTATATTTCAGTCACTGTTCCCAAAATGTTGGCAAATATGGTAGCTGAGAAAAAAACCATCTCGTTCTACAATTGTGTTATTCAATTGTACTGCACTGTGCTTTTTGGGGCAACAGAATGCTTTATGCTAACAGCCATGGCTTATGACCGGTATAATGCAATATGTCAACCACTCTTATATACCATCATAAtgaataaaagacaatgcaatcagCTTTTATCGGAGTCATGGATTCTTGGAATAGTTAACGCTATAATACAAACAACTTTAACATTTACGTTACCTTTTTGTGGCTCTAATAAAATTAATCAATTCTTTTGCGATATTCCACCTTTACTGAAACTGGCAAGCACTGACACCTGGATCAATGAATTTTTTCTTTTCAGCGTTGGCACCTGTTTGATTGGCACTTCTGTTATATTAATAACGATTTCTTACACacatattatttttactattttaaatatcTGCTCCACTTCAGGCAGAAAGAAAACATTCTCAACCTGTGCCTCCCATTTCACGGTTGTATTGGTATATTATGGCTCTATTTCTTTTATGTATTTGAGGCCTAAATCAAGCTATAAGATAGATCAAGACAGGAGAATTTCTGTTATGTACACGGTCGTTGCACCATTCCTAAACCCTTTTATATACAGCCTGAGAAACCATGATCTAAAATTAGCTGTAAGAAAGATAATAACAAGAATAAAGATAGATAAATAACTATGAGTCCAATATTCTCGGAGTGTGCAACATTTGTTCATTGTAGTGCACATGTTATATATCTATTAATGAAACCAATGATATTTCTGTTTTGTGAATATGATTTTTTAAGTTTAAATGTTAAAACCCTGTAA
Proteins encoded:
- the LOC128638850 gene encoding olfactory receptor 5V1-like yields the protein MEKENLTEITEFILEGLSEIPEICYLLFGLFLCIYLITVLGNLIIILAIRFSPSLQTPMYFFLSNFSLLDTSYISVTVPKMLANMVAEKKTISFYNCVIQLYCTVLFGATECFMLTAMAYDRYNAICQPLLYTIIMNKRQCNQLLSESWILGIVNAIIQTTLTFTLPFCGSNKINQFFCDIPPLLKLASTDTWINEFFLFSVGTCLIGTSVILITISYTHIIFTILNICSTSGRKKTFSTCASHFTVVLVYYGSISFMYLRPKSSYKIDQDRRISVMYTVVAPFLNPFIYSLRNHDLKLAVRKIITRIKIDK